Part of the Acidimicrobiia bacterium genome is shown below.
GGCCCTGCGCCAGCTCCACCGGCTGGACACCGCCGGCACCGGCATTGCCGAACTCGGACCCTCTTCGGCGACCTCGCCGGATTGCCCCCATCAACTTCCTGCCGAGCGACTTCTCGAGGTCCTGGCCGAGGCGGCACAGCTGCCCTACGTCGACCGGGCCGTCATGGGCGGCGCCATGGACATGGTCCTGTCGACCGGCAGCGCTCTCGACGACGGGGCCGACTCCTTCATCCACGGGGACCTCCACTTCGAGAACGTGTTGGTCGACGACGGCGCCGACGTCACGGGCATCGTCGACTTCGAATGGGCCCGACCGGGACCGGCCGACCTCGACCTCGACGTCTTGTTGCACTCCCTCGCCGACCCGGCCCTGCACGTCGCCACCGACTACGACACCCTCCCCCGCCGGCGGGACTTCGAGCACGTGACCGCCTGGCTCCGCCACGCCTACCCCGACCTGTTCGCCCATCCCCGCCTGGTCGAGCGTCTGACCCTGTACCGGCTCTCCTACGACACCCGGGCCCTGCTCCAGCAACCGCCCGACCGTCCGGCCGACGGGCTGTCGACCCACCACCCGTACCGCCGGCTGAGGCGAGTCGTCGAAGGCCGCAGCAACCTGGCCTGGATCCTGACCGGCTGAGCC
Proteins encoded:
- a CDS encoding phosphotransferase, with protein sequence MTAVLRAHAALREAGLTYVGRPTRAVNSTNEVWFAGPYVLRINPHPESRVLDHERVVLEALTDQVPAPQVIAYGEATFGEWLVITRVAGQEMSRIWPAMSNDTRKAAVTALGLALRQLHRLDTAGTGIAELGPSSATSPDCPHQLPAERLLEVLAEAAQLPYVDRAVMGGAMDMVLSTGSALDDGADSFIHGDLHFENVLVDDGADVTGIVDFEWARPGPADLDLDVLLHSLADPALHVATDYDTLPRRRDFEHVTAWLRHAYPDLFAHPRLVERLTLYRLSYDTRALLQQPPDRPADGLSTHHPYRRLRRVVEGRSNLAWILTG